In the Sphingobium sp. RAC03 genome, AATTCGAGCTTTGGGCCGCCCTCGATCTGGGTCCAGCCGATGCCCTCGGTGACGATCAACGTCTGGCCCGCGGGATGCTTGTGCCATGCCGTCCGAGCGCCTGGCTCAAAGTGGACGATCGCGCCACCAACCCTCGAAGGATCAGGCCGCTGTAACTGGCCGGTGATGGTGACCTTGCCTGTAAAATACTCGGCTGGGCCGTCCACGGTCTTCATGTCTGCCTTGCGGTTGATATCCATCGTTGTTTCTTCCTGAGCTGCGGCACCGGTCGCAATCACGACCGCTGCGAGTGCGATCGGCAATCTGGCAAAAAACGTCATCACTGATCTCCCGTGAGGTGCTGGCGGAAGAAGCTTGTGAACTTGTCAAAAGGAATTACGTCCACGCGGTCATACAGGTCCGTGTGGCTGGCTCTGGAAACGATGACGAGTTCTTTGGGTTCGGCCGCCGCTGCATAAGCCGTCTCGCTAAAGTATCGCGAATGGGCCTTCTCGCCGTGGACGAACAGGGTTGGCCGCGGGGAGATTTCCCGGATGTAGCTCAGGATCGGCATGTTCATGAACGAAAGCGGCGTGGTTATCGTCCATGATCCGTTCGAATTCACCGACCTCGGATGGAAGCCCCGCGGCGTCTTGTAATAGTCATGATAGTCCACCAGGAACTGGGCCTCGCCGCCTTTGAGTTTATCCAAGTCGCCGACAGCAGTCGCCGGCGCTTGCCGCTTTCGTCGCTGCCGTGCGGTATCGCGACTGAGTAAACATAATCGCGATAGGTGCCCGACCGGTTTCGCTCGGTTGGAAATGTAGGCTCAACGTTCGATTTTATAAGCTTTGCTGCAGGACGGTTTCGCGCCGCACTGGTGGCAGGTGACAGCCGAAGCTGCCGTTCAAAACCCTCCAGGCGAACGACTGACTCTGGTCGACTGCTCCGGAAGCGAGGCGCGGATTCGTGGGGCGAAGCCGTCG is a window encoding:
- a CDS encoding (R)-mandelonitrile lyase yields the protein MDINRKADMKTVDGPAEYFTGKVTITGQLQRPDPSRVGGAIVHFEPGARTAWHKHPAGQTLIVTEGIGWTQIEGGPKLEFNAGDILWCPAEHKHWHGATLHHAMTHIAIQESVNGTPVAWMEKVTDEQYLAPLGKD